Proteins found in one Triticum aestivum cultivar Chinese Spring chromosome 4D, IWGSC CS RefSeq v2.1, whole genome shotgun sequence genomic segment:
- the LOC123100712 gene encoding germin-like protein 8-11, with translation MASSSSFLLLAVLLALISWQATASDPSPLQDFCVADMNSPVRVNGFVCKNPMEVNADDFFKAAALDKPRVTNKVGSNVTLINVMQIPGLNTLGISIARIDYAPLGQNPPHTHPRATEILTVLEGTLYVGFVTSNQPAPNRNKFLSKVLNKGDVFVFPVGLIHFQFNPNPHKPAVAIAALNSQNSGAITIANAVFGSDPQISDDVLAKAFQVEKNTIDWLQAQFWENNHN, from the exons ATGGCAtcctcctcttccttccttctcctcgcTGTTCTTCTTGCGTTGATCTCATGGCAGGCCACTGCCTCCGATCCTAGCCCCCTCCAGGACTTTTGTGTCGCCGACATGAATTCACCAG TACGTGTCAATGGGTTTGTTTGCAAGAACCCAATGGAGGTCAACGCTGATGACTTCTTCAAGGCAGCCGCCCTCGACAAGCCGAGGGTGACCAACAAGGTTGGATCCAACGTCACTTTGATCAACGTCATGCAGATTCCTGGACTCAACACCCTCGGCATCTCAATTGCGCGCATCGACTATGCTCCCTTGGGTCAGAACCCACCACATACGCACCCTCGCGCCACTGAGATCCTCACGGTGCTCGAGGGGACACTGTACGTTGGCTTTGTCACATCCAACCAGCCCGCCCCAAACAGAAACAAGTTCCTCTCGAAGGTGCTCAACAAAGGTGATGTGTTCGTCTTTCCCGTGGGGCTCATCCACTTCCAATTCAACCCCAACCCCCACAAGCCCGCCGTTGCAATTGCCGCGCTCAACAGCCAGAACTCAGGGGCTATCACAATTGCCAATGCGGTGTTTGGGTCAGACCCACAAATATCCGATGATGTTCTTGCCAAGGCATTTCAGGTGGAAAAGAATACAATAGACTGGCTCCAGGCTCAGTTCTGGGAGAACAACCACAACTAA